ACGATTGCGGCGTCCGAGCCGGGCACGCTGCCCGCGGCCGTGATCCGGCGGACCGTCCCTCCGAACTCCGGATCCACAACGGTCTGGCCCACGGCGGGCTGGGTGAGCGAGCTCAGGGGATGCGGGAGCTTATCAAGAACGAGCCCTTGACACAGATCGGATGGGGCCGCGGGTGGGGCGGTGAAGGCCAGGCTCGAGAGCCCTAGGGCCAGGTGAAGGGACTGGCGCAAATACTTCATGTTGCCTTGGGTTCCTATCGAAGGCGCTGGCCGAGACGAGGTCGGCCAGCAGGTCACCGTCGCGGCGCGAGGCGCGACGGCACCTCCACCCGGCTCTGACGACGCCGCTTCGGCCCGCAGCCTCGCGCCTCAGTGAGGGAAGCCGAGACGGCGCACCGACGGCCCATCCCCTTGGGCGGGAGGGCTCCCGCCGAGGGACGGCCTATTGTCCTTGGGCTAGGGGGGCCCGGACAGTGAGGGCCCTCACAGTGTGAGGGCCCTCACAGAGGCCGGCAATCGCTCAGATCACTTCGACTTGCTCGCGGCCTGCTGGGGCGGAAGCCGCCGCGGCCAGACGCTGGTGCAGGAGAGCGGTCAGTGCCTCAACTGTCGTGGAGTCGAACAGCTTGCCGATCGGCACGTCGACCTCCAGGTTGGTGCGGATCTGGTTGCGAAGCTGGACCGCCATCAGGGAGTCGAAGCCCAGCTCGAGGAGGGTGAGCTCACTGTCCACCTGGGCGGGATCGCTGTAGCCCAGGATCTTGGCCACACGCTCCCGAACGTAGGCTGACAGCACCTCCTGACGGTTCGCGGCCTCTGCCGCCCTCACCTTGGGTAGAATGCCCTTCACCTCTTCGCCCGCAACGACCCGCTCGCCCTTGGGAGCGAGACGCTCCAGGTAAGGCGGGGCCGTGCCTTCGGCCACTTCCTTGAAGAACTTGTCCCAGTTGATCGGCATGACGCCGACCTGGGCCCGACCCTCGGCGATCAGGTCACCCAGCACCTGGACCGCCTGCGCCGGGTCGATCGGCCCCAAACCGCGGTCCCGGAGCGCCTTGCGGCGGAACTCGGGCAGTGTCGCGGCCATTCCGACCTCCGCCCAGGTTCCCCAGTTGACGGCCAAGCCCTTGAGCCCTTCGCGGACGCGGCAGTGGGCGACCGCGTCCTTGAAGGCGTTGCCCGCTGCGTAGCTCGCCTGCGCCACGGAGCCCAAGAGAGATGCGGCCGAAGAGAAACACACGAAGAAGTCGAGGGGCAGGTCGCGGGTGAGAACGTGGAGGTTCCAGCTCCCGGCCATCTTGGTGTCCAGCACCTCGACAAAGTGCTCCCAGGTCTCGTCCAGCAGCACCCCGCCGATCCCGATACCCGCGGCATTTATGACTCCCCGCAACGGCGGTAGTGTCGCGGCCACCTGATCAAACACGGCCTTCATGTCACTCTCGTTCGCCACGTCCGCAGGCATCACAACAACCTGAGCGCCCTGGGCCTCGAGGGCCCGGATCTCCTCCCGAGCCGACTCCCTCGCGCCCCGACGGCTGGTCAACACGAGGTACCGGGCCCCTTCGTTGGCCAGCCAGGCCGCTGCTTTCAGGCCAAGGCCTCCGGTGCCTCCGGCGATCAAGTAGGATGCGTCGGGACGAATCTCGGTACGCCGGCGCTCCGGCCGCGGGCGACGCGTGAGGCGGGGCACGAATCGTTCACGCTGGCGGTAGGCGGCATGGAACTCGCCGTCCGGTCCGGCGAGCTCGCCGAGGATGGCCGCTACCTTCGCCTCCTTGGAACCAGCCTCCACGTCCACCATGCCTCCCCACAACTCGGGGTTTTCATCCAGGAGCGCCTTGCCCAGGCCGAAGAGTGGAGCTTGAGCTATCTGGACGGGGCCCTGACCCAAGGCCTGAGCCTGCTCGGTCACAAGCCACAGCCGTGGCTTCGCGAGCCCCTCTACCCCAGCTAGGGCCTGCACTAGGTGAATGGCGCTAGCGCATCCGAGCACCTGGGCCTCGCGAAGCGAGGCCAGGCTCAGCTCATCGACGGGAGCGGCGTCGAGGCTCCAGAGGTGCACGGCACCGCGGAATGTGGCATTTCCCTGCTCCTTAAGGAGCCGGAAGAAGTCCTCCCGCCGCGCCGGGTTCACCGTGAAGCGGTCGGTCTCGACCCGGCTGAACGCCGACCCTCGGGCCACGATCACGGTCTTCTCGCCGGCCTCCCGGAGGCGCCGGGCGAGCTCCGCCCCGACGCCACCCGCATCCGCCAGGATGAGCCAGTTTCCGGGCTGGCCGTTGCTCTTCCATGGTTGGGTGCGGTTCTTCCTTACCCATTCCACCTCGTAGCAGCCGTGCGGGATGGAGACTTCGGAATAGGGCGTTGGGGCCTCCAGCACCGGCCGGTTCAACCGCCTCAATTCCTCGACCGAGATGTCCGAACGCTTCTCGCACGTAATTAACGCGTAGAGCGCCAGGCCTTGCGCGTGCATCTTTCCCAGCCGGTCGTAGGATTTCAGGCCACGGAGAAACTCCTTGGAGCCTCCCTTGGCTTCGAGCTTGGCAAGGTTTTGGTCAAAGTCCGGGTCGTGGAGGAAGTACGACATCTCCCGGCTGATGTCGACCAAGTCCACGCAAAGCAACTGGCTCTCGGAGAGCAGTTCCACCCACTCCTCGGTCGTCGGGAAGTAGGAGGAGATGGCGTCGTAGTCGATGCTGAAGCCGGTCCTGGAGATGAAATCGGCCATCACCAGCTGACCCCTCTCGGTGAGGTGCCGGCCGATGTGGCCGAAGAGGGCAGGCTTGTCGGGGACGTGGTGGGCAACCTCGAACCCGAAGGCGAGCTCGTACATCCCCGGGAACTCGTCCTTGGTACTGTCGCAGTTGAAGATGCGGACGCGGTTTGCGAGGCCGAGTCGCTCGGCTTTCTTCTGCCCTACTTTCATCTGCTCGACCGATAGCGTGTAGCCCGTCCCCTCGATGTGGGGGTACCTAAGGCCCAAGGTGCAGAGGTCAGAGGCGTAGCCACATCCGAAATCGAGGACACGTTTCACCTGGGCAAAGTTCACCTTACGGAACACAGCCTCGCGGAGGTCCTGTTGCGCCTCCAAGGTGAGCTTCGCCCACCCGGGACGGCTCTCGCCGTCGACCATGGCCAGCACCCAGGAGTATCCGGGGAGAACCGCCGGCAGAGGGGCAAAGGTCAGGTAAGCCTCTGTTGTCTCTTCGAGCGCCGCTGCCTCTACATCCGGGTTGAGGTTACGGAAGTTGTCGTAGTAGTTTCCGACCACGGCTTTGTAGGCGCCGTTTTCGGGGTTGACACGGCGCTCGTACTCCTCCGCGAACACCTCGAGGAGCCGACCTAGCAGTCGTGCCTCGTCGTCCGAGAAGCGCCCGCTCCTCTTCACCTCCTCCACGATCCTGCCCTTCTCTCTCTCTTCGAGAAGGTCCTGAAGCCAACTACCGTCTCCCCGCCGGCCGTTCGGGATCGCATCCACGAAATAGCGCTGCCCCTTGTGCGGGTAAGTCGGCATGCCGATCTTCCTGCGGCCATACCCAGCGTCGAAGGCATCCCAGTCGACGCCAACCCCGCGCACGAACAACTCGCCGAGGGTTAGGAGGATGCGTTCCCAGTCATCCTGGCCCGGGGAAAGCGTGGGAAGGAAGGCTCCGCTGCCCGGAGGCAAGCAGGCTTCGCTGATCCTCGCCAGAGTCGGCTTGGGACCGACTTCGACGAAGAGCTCGCAGCCGAGGCGATGAAGAGCCGCTATCCCGTCTGCGAAGCGCACCGGCTTCTGGATGTGGCGGACCCAATGGTCGGGCCCCGTCAACTCGTCCCCCGCCACGGCTCCGGTCAGATTCGAGACGAGCGGGATCCGGGGCTTGTAATAGGTGATCCCTCGCGCCACCCGCGTGAACTCCTCGAGCATAGGGTCCATGAGTGGCGAATGGAAGGCGTGCGAAACCTTGAGCGGTCGCGTCTCGACCCCCTCGGCCTCGAACGCGCGGGCGATCCCCTCCACCACTTCTGTGCGCCCGGAGATGACGACGTTTCCGGGCCCGTTAAGGGTGGCGATGGACACATCCTTCCGATAAGGCTCGACCGCACGCGCTACCCGTGGCTCGTCGGCCAGGATGGCGACCATGGTCCCCTCGCGGGGCAGGGCGCCCATGAGTCGGCCCCGCTCCGCGATGAGCCGAAGACCATCCTCCAGGCTAAAGACGCCGGCCACGCAGGCCGCCACGTCCTCGCCCGCGCTGTGGCCGATCACGAAGTCGGGCTCGATGCCCCAGGATTTCCAGGTCTCGCAGACGCTGTACTCTAGGGCGAACAAGGCGGGCTGGGCGAAAGTCGTGTCGTCAATGGGCGAGGTCACGCCGGGCGCTGGATAGATCACGTCCAGGATCCTTCGGCCCATGATGGGCCGCAGGATCTCGTCGCAATGGTCCATTGCCCGACGGAATGCCGGTTGGCACTCGTACAGCCCCCGTCCCATCTGGACATACTGGGCACCTTGCCCGGTGAAGAGGAACCCCACTAAGGGACGGCCGCTCGACTTGGCCTTTCCGCTCACGACACCGGGGGTATCCTTTCCCTCACCCAGGGCGCGCAACTTCGTCCGCAGATCCTCGAGCGAGGAGCCGACCACGGCAAGACGCTCTCGGTACTTCGAGCGGCCGGTGGCGGCGGTGAAGCAGGCGTCGCCTACGTTCAGTTCCGGGTGTTTCGCGAAGTGGTCGGCGTAGGACTTGCCAAAGCGCTGGACGGCTTCCCTGTCCTTGGCGGAAGCCACGAGCACATGTCGCGGACGCTCGCGATTAACGGCGCGCGGCCTCTCCATGGGCGGCGCCTCCCCCACCACCAAGTGCGCGTTGGTCCCGCTCACACCAAAGGAGCTCACGCTGGCGTAGCGCGCCCGGTCGCCCCGCGCCCAGGGAGTGAGCTTCGTGACCACCTTGACGGGCAGGGAGTCCCAGGGAATACCTGGATTTGGGGTGCGAAAATGGAGGTTCGGAGGCAGCGCCTCGTGCTGAAGGGCGAGCACGACCTTGATCAAACCCGCGATCCCAGCCGCAGACTCGAGGTGGGCGATGTTCGTCTTGACCGTGCCCAGCAGCAGAGGGTTCTCCGGGCTTCGTCCCTGGCTGTAGGCGTTGCCGAGAGCAATCACCTCGATGGGATCGCCCACGGTGGTGCCAGTGCCGTGCGCTTCGCAGTAGGCCACCTCTGCAGGCTCGATCCCTGCCTGGAGGAGCGCTCTCCTCGCGGCCGCCTCTTGGGCGGGGCCATTGGGCACCGCGATACCGCTCGTCTTCCCGTCCTGGGTCACGGCAGAGCCGTAGATCACGGCTTGGATGCGGTCCCCGTCACGGAGGGCGTCTGAGAGCCTCTTGAGCAAGACCGCCCCCGCCCCCTCTCCGCGGCCGAACCCATCCGCCGAGGCGTCGAAGGCCTTGCAGCGGCCGTCGGATGAGAGCACCTGCAGGCCGGAGAAGCACACGTAGTTCTCAGGCCCCAGGATGGCGTTGACCCCTCCCGCCAAGGCCATATCACAGGCCCCACTTCGCAAGCTCTGCACGGCCAGGTCCACTGCTACCAGCGAGGCCGAGCATGCGGTGTCGAGGGATAGGCTTGGTCCCTTGAGGCCCAGCCCGTAGGAGATGCTGCCCGAGGCCAGGCTGTGGAGGTTGCCGCCCACCACATTGCCATCGAGCGCCGCAAGCGGCCTCGAGGCCAGGCGCTGCCAGTACTCGACGCTCCAGACTCCTACGAAGACTCCGGTGATACTCCCGTCGAGGCTAGCCGGGGCGATCCCGGCATCTTCGATGGCCGCCCAGCACACAGCCCCAAAGAGCCGGTGCTGTGGGTCGACGGAAACGGCGTTCTTCGGAGCGACCCCCGCGAACACGGCGTCGAAGAGCTCGATGTCCTTGACGAAGGCGCCGTAGCGCGTGTGGGTCTTACCCGGAGTTCCGGGCACGGGGTTGTAGTACTGATCGATGTCGAAACGCTCCCGTGGGACCACGGTGACCGCGTCCACGCCGTCGCGCATCAGCTCCCAGAACTTCTCGGGGTCGGTAGCCTCGCCGGGCATGTTGCACCCCATCCCGATGATCGCGATGGGCTCGTGCTGCCGTCGCTCCGTGGCCTCGAGCCGCGCCTTCAGCTCCTCCGCCTCCAGCAACGCCTTCTTGAGGGCTGTAAGGTCGGTTGGATTCATTTCGCTCATGCTAACCACTCCAGTTATACGAGGCGCCCAAGCGGCAACGCCTCCGGTCTTGCTCTCCGCCGATTGGCAGCGTTCGCCATATCGCGTTCAAGCCTCACAGCTCGATCTCCACGCGCTCGCCCGTAGCCCCGCCAGGGCCCGCCCCCCCCTTGGCCCATGTGGCGGTCTCGACCTGGGTTGCCAGCTGCGCGATCGTGCGGGCATCGAAGATCACTTCCACCGGCAGTGATACGCCGAACACCTCCCGCACCCGCGACAGCACCCGGGCCGCGAACAACGAGTGCCCTCCTAGTTCGAAGAAGTCGTCGTGGATGCCCAAAGTCTCCAGTCCCAGCAGCTCCTGCCAGATGCCGGCCAAGCGCCTCTCGGCCTCGCTCCGCGGGGCGAGGTATTCGCTGCCAAGGGGAGGACGGGGTCGCGCACCGGCCGCCGCGGACAACGCGGGCGGAGTCGGCAGCGGCTTCCCCCGGCGCCCCAGGCGGGCCTCCAGCCGGCCCGCCGAGACCAGCAGGCGGTCAAGGCGGCGCAGGCGGAGCAGCCGAGAAAAGCCGCGCAGGGCCTGCTCCGGCATGAGCGCCGGCCCTTCGGTCGCGAGGCCGCGCATCCATGCTGCCTCCACGCGCCCGGGCAAGGCCCACTGGTCCCAGTTGACGCTCACCCAGGCTGCGTTCCCTTCTCGGCTGGCCGAGGTGGCAAAGGCGTCCAGGAACGCATTCGCGCCGGCGTAGGCCGCGTAGCCCACTCCGCCCAGCGCGGTAGAGAGCGACGAGATGAGTAGGCAGAAGTCGAGCTCCTCGCCTCGCAGCACCTCTTCGAGGGCCAGAAGACCCCGTACCTTGGGGAGGAACTGGCGGTCGCAGGCCTCGCGGCCCAACTCCCGGGCGACGCGGAAGCTGTCCGCGTCCAGAACGCCCGCGGCGTGGATGACCCCATGGAGGGCGCCGAACCGCTCGTGGGCTGCCCGCACAACCGACCCCATGGCGGTGACGTCCGCAACGTCCGCGGCCACGACCAGGACTTCGGCCCCGAGCCCCTCCAGCGCCTGGACCTTTCTGATCCGCAGCGCGGTCCGCTCCGTGGGCTCGTGGCTCGCGAGCCAGTCCCCCCACTGCGCGCGCGGTGGTAACCCGGTCCGTCCTGTAAGGACGAGCCTCGCTCGCGCCTGCTGTACGAGCCAGATCCCAAGGACGAACCCTATGTCCCCGAGGCCCCCGGTGATCAGATAGACGCCACCCGCACGTGCCCTCGAGCCGTTGAGTGCGTCGGCGTCCGCCCCGAGCGGGTCGTCTTCCTCCGGCATCCAGTCATAGTCCTGGACCCAGCGGTGACCTCGGCGATAAGCGGTCACCGGCTCGGGGCGCGGGAGCCCGAGTTCCGCCACCAGCCGGTCGGCCAGCCCCTCGTGGCCCCCCACGGCGGGCTCCACATCGATCACGGCGCAGGTAACTTCTGGGTCCTCCTGGGGCAGGACACGGCAGAGTCCCAGCAAGGGCGCCTTCTCGGGGGCCAGCGCCTCCCCACCCACGACCTCATGGAGGCCCGCCGTGACGACCTTCAGGGCGAGCGGGCCGCCACCGCGCGCGGCGGTTAGGTGGAGCAGGCTAAAGAATCCGAGGTCGCAGGCCCGCCGAAATCGCTCTGGGCTGGACAATTGGGGATCGGGGGCCTCCACGCTCCACAGGTGGATCACCCCCGCCGGCAGCCGTCGGCGCCGGTGCAGGTCCTCCCACAGTAGAGAATAGTCTCGCGGCTGGCTGGGGTCGATGGTGTAGCCCCGCTCCGGATCACCCGTGAAACGGGCGCCCGCTGCGATCGTGATCACTTCGGCGGCAAGGGCGTTTAGCCGCTTAGCGATGCTCGCCCCGAGGCCCTCAGGATCAATGAACAGCAGCCAGAGCTGCCCTGGACCCGCAGGTTCCGCTGCCGCGGGCAGCGCGGTCTTCCAAATGGGCCGATACAGCTCGGGCTCCATCTTCTCATCCGCGGGCTTCGCCTCCTCCTCGAGGGGATCCACCCAGAAGCGGCTCCGTTCGAATGGGTAGGTGGGAAGGGGAACCCGCCGGCGGGCCTCCGGCGCATGCACCGCGCGCCAGTCGAGCTCCACGCCCGAGAGCCAGAGGCGACCCAGCACCTCTAGCAGCTGCGCAGAGCTCAGGGAGGCGCGGATCGCCGGCGCTTCGGAGCCCCGGATCGCATCACGGGTCGTCACCCGACCTCCATCAAGCTCGATCCGGAAGCGACCGCCCCCAGAAGCCGGCTCCGCGGTGCTCCCCGCCGCCTCGGGATTCGGTCCGCCGGATCGCACGGCCCCCGCAAGCTCCATCACTCCCTGCAAGCAGGCCGCCACCCGCGCCCCCACGCCTTCTCCCTCGATGGCCTCGAAACGGAGGCCCCAGGACTGGAGAAGGCGCGCGCTCGCGTACTCGAGGGCGAAGGTGGCGAGGGACCCGATCTGGGGCTCGACAAGTGCTCGCCCAGCCGCCTGTGCTTCGGGAGCAGCCGGGAAGAGCGCATCCCGCATCCGGCGGCCGGTCTCGCCCGCTGCCTCCACACAGGAGAGCAGCGCATCCCGGAACACGGGCTCCTGCTCGTACAGATCGCGCCCAGTACCCACGGGGGGGGGCGCGCTGGTGGCCAGGCGCAGAACGATGGGAGGGTTCCGCAGATCGCAGACAACACCCGGCCCATCTGTGCGCAGAAGGGATGCGGCCTCGCCTGCCGTCGCGGCGACGAGGACGCCCCGGTGGGCGAAGGCCCGGCGGCCGACCTGCAGCGTATAGGCCACGTCGGCGAGGTTCAGCTCGGGTTGCGCCTCCAGGTACGCGGCCAGTCTGTGGCGAGCCACCACCAGCGCCTCCTCCGTCCGCGCCGAGAGGAGGAGCAGATGATGCCGGCGCGCGGATGGGGCGCTCGGCATCGCCGGCGCTTCCTCTAGGATCACGTGGGCGTTGGTGCCGCCGACGCCGAAGGTGTGCACTCCCGCCCGGCGGGCAACGCCGTCACGGGGCCAGGGCCGGAGGGTGGCGTTCACGAAGAACGGGCTGTCCGAAAGGTCGATGCCGGGATTGGGGGACTGGAAGTGGAGGCTGGGGGGGATCTCGCCGTGCTGGAAGGCGAGGATCACCTTGATGAGGCTTGTGACCCCGGACGCCGCGTCCAGATGCCCGACGTTGCCCTTCACCGAGCCAAGGGCGCAGAAGCGGCGGCGATCGGTCCCCGTGCGGAAGGCTCGGGTGAGGGCCGCGACTTCGGCGGGGTCGCCCAGCCGAGTGCCGGTGCCGTGAGCCTCCACGTAGCCGACCGTCGAGGGGTCGACGCCGGCCGCGGACAGGGCCTCCACCACTACCTCGGTCTGCCCGACCACTCCCGGCGCCCCGAAGCTCACCCGCAGCGATCCGTCGTTGTTAACGGCGGAGCCCCGGATGATTGCGTGGACGCTGTCCCCGTCGGCGAGGGCGTCCTCCAGCCGGCGCAGCACGACCACCCCGAGCCCGTTACCGAAGACGGTGCCTCCCGCCCGGGCGTCGAAGGAGCGGCAGTGACCGTCGGGCGAGACGATGCTCCCCTCCTCGTACAGGTACCCGCTCTGCTGCGGGACGTAGATGGTTACGCCCCCCGCCAGGGCCAGGTCGCTCTCGTGGTTGAGAAGATTCTGGCAGGCCAGGTGCACCGCGACCAGAGAAGTGGAGCAGAAGGTCTGTACCGCGCAGCAGGCCCCCTTTAGGTTCAGCTTGTAGCCCACCATGGTGACCAGAGAGTCCTGCACGTTGAAGAGGGTGGCCTGCAGGTCACCGAAGGCCTCCATCCGGGGCCGGTTCCGGTAGAGGTTGTGGACGAGGTAGTTGCTGAAGCTCGCCCCCGCGAAGAGGCTGATCGGCCCCGGGAAGCGCTCGGGATCGTGGCCGGCATGCTCGAGCGCCGTCCAAGCGCACTCCAGGAAGAGGCGATGCTGGGGGTCGAGGATCTCGGCCTCCCGTGGGGTGAAGCCGAAGAAGGCGGCGTCGAACATCTCCACGTCGTCCAGGATGGGCCGGACCCGCACGTAGCGGGGATCCTCGAGATGTTTCCTGTCCTCCCCCCCCTTCAACAGGTCCTCTTCCGAGAAGACCGTGATGGACTCCACTCCCTCACGTAGGTTTCGCCAGAAGGCTTCGACGTCGGGCGCACCCGGGAACCGCCCCGCCATCCCCACCACCGCGATCTCGGAGCCGTCGTAGGCCGGCTCGGCGGGCGGATGGAAGCTCACGACAGGCCCTCCGTCCCCTGCTGGCGCCGGCGGCGCTCATCCTTGCGCCGACGCCCCCGGGCGCTGCTGTGCTCGAACTCCTGGGTTTCCTCGGTCTCCCGCCCGATGAGGCGGGCGAGCGACTCGACCGTTGGCCCTTCGAACAACGTCGCCACGGATACCTCGGCCGCGAGCTCGGCCTTGATCTTCGTGATGACCTGAATCGCCAGCAAGGAGTGCCCGCCGAGATCGAAGAAGTTGTCCTGTATCCCGACCTTCTCCACCCCCAACAGCTCCGCCCATATGCGCGCAATCTTCTGCTCGCTGGGCTTACCGGGGGCAACGTAGGCGTTCTGGAGGTGGGGCCGGGGGTGGCGGGCGCCTTCGGACTCCTTGGCCCCTTTGTTCCTGTCCCCCCGCAGTGCCTCCAACCGGATCCACTTCTCGATGCGGCCCTGCAGGTCTCCGGTGGAGACCACGACCTGGGATACGCCCGCAAGGTCGAGCAGGCGGGCGAACGCCCCCGCTCCCTCAAGGGCGCCCATCGCGAACTGCGCAAGGCCCGCCCCCCGGCCGGCTTCGTCGGGAGGCTCGGCGAGTCGCCACTCGTCCCAGTCGACGCTAAGCCAGCGCGGTCTCCCTCGCTGGTTCCTCGCCTGCGTGAAGGCATCCATGAAGATATTGCCGGCGGCGTAGGCGGCGTAGGCGAAGCCCCCGAGCACGGAGGAGAGGGAGGAGGTGAGCATGCAGAAATCGATCTCTCGGCCCGCGAGCACGCGGTCTAGGGCGAGCAGGCCCGCGATCTTCGGATGGAACTGCTGCTCGCACTCGCTAGGGCCAATCTGCGGGATTGGCCGGAAAGAGTCACCCCCGACGATGCCGGCCCCGTGGATCACACCGTGGACTGGGCCAAAGCGTGCCTCCGCCTGACGGAAGGCCTCTTCCATCTGGGCGGAATCCGCCACGTCGGCGGCCACGACCAGCACCTCCGCCCCCAGTTGTTCGAGGCTCTCCGCGCGGACGATCCGCTGGCTGACCGGGTCGGCATCGCCGTGGCTCCGCCGCCATTCCGCCCACTCTCCACGCTCGGGCAAACGAGCACGGCCAGTAAGGACCAGCTTGGCCTTGGCCACGTGGGCGAGATAGGCTCCGAGGATGAAGGTGACACCGCCCAGGCCGCCGGTGATCAGGTAGACCCCTCCCTCCCGCAGAAGGCGTGGTCGAGCTTCCGGGAGCGGCAATCGCAGCGGCTCGTATCCCAGGACGAAACGTTGCCGACGGCGGACCGCGACCACCGTGCCCGGGTGGCGGGTACGCAACTCGAGCAGGAGGCCGTCAAGGGCGGATACGTCGCTCCAGGTGGGAGCCTGGGGCGCCTCCACATCCACCGCCGAGCAGGTGACGTGATGCAACTCCTGCGGAACGACTTTGACGAGCCCCAACATGGTCGCCTTCTCGGGGTGCGGGACGTCGCCCTGCAACACGTCGTGCATTTGGCTGGTCAGGAGCTTGAGCTGCAGGGGATGGCTTTCCGCTCGCCCGGCCAGAGTCTGGGCCAGGTAGAGCAGGCTGTAGTAGCCGAGGTCCTGCGCCTGGGCGACCTGCTCCGGGGTGAGCGTGCCCGCTCGCTCGGGACCCACCGCGAAGCCGTGCACGATCCGCTCCACTCGCCGTCCCTCTTGGGAAGTGGCCTCGAGCACCCGCTGGTATTGCTCGCGCGCGCGGGGATCGATGACGAACCCGGTGCGCGCGTTGCCCGAGAAGACGGATCCGGGACGGACGGTGACCACCACATCGCCCTGTTCGCGCAGGCGCTGGGCCAAGCGGTCCCCAAAGCCACCCTCGTCCACGAAGAGCAGCCACCCGCTCGCCGAATCGGACCCGTTCCGCGTCTCCACCGCCTCCGCGGGCAAGGCGGACTTCCAGGTCGGGAGGTAGAACCAGTCCGCGGGATCCTTCTTCGCCGCGGCGGCCTGGAGGGCGGCCCGGGCGGGATCCGCCTCCACCCAATAGCGCTCGCGCTCAAAGGAGTAGGTGGGCAAGCTGACCCGCCGGCGCTGCTCCCCCGCGAAGATGCGCGCGGCGTCGATCCGCACCCCCGACGCCCACAGCCGGCCCAGGGCACTCAGGAGGAATGGCAGGTCCCCCTCCACCTCCCGGGGATGGCGGAGGGAAGACACGATC
Above is a window of Vicinamibacteria bacterium DNA encoding:
- a CDS encoding type I polyketide synthase; amino-acid sequence: MSEMNPTDLTALKKALLEAEELKARLEATERRQHEPIAIIGMGCNMPGEATDPEKFWELMRDGVDAVTVVPRERFDIDQYYNPVPGTPGKTHTRYGAFVKDIELFDAVFAGVAPKNAVSVDPQHRLFGAVCWAAIEDAGIAPASLDGSITGVFVGVWSVEYWQRLASRPLAALDGNVVGGNLHSLASGSISYGLGLKGPSLSLDTACSASLVAVDLAVQSLRSGACDMALAGGVNAILGPENYVCFSGLQVLSSDGRCKAFDASADGFGRGEGAGAVLLKRLSDALRDGDRIQAVIYGSAVTQDGKTSGIAVPNGPAQEAAARRALLQAGIEPAEVAYCEAHGTGTTVGDPIEVIALGNAYSQGRSPENPLLLGTVKTNIAHLESAAGIAGLIKVVLALQHEALPPNLHFRTPNPGIPWDSLPVKVVTKLTPWARGDRARYASVSSFGVSGTNAHLVVGEAPPMERPRAVNRERPRHVLVASAKDREAVQRFGKSYADHFAKHPELNVGDACFTAATGRSKYRERLAVVGSSLEDLRTKLRALGEGKDTPGVVSGKAKSSGRPLVGFLFTGQGAQYVQMGRGLYECQPAFRRAMDHCDEILRPIMGRRILDVIYPAPGVTSPIDDTTFAQPALFALEYSVCETWKSWGIEPDFVIGHSAGEDVAACVAGVFSLEDGLRLIAERGRLMGALPREGTMVAILADEPRVARAVEPYRKDVSIATLNGPGNVVISGRTEVVEGIARAFEAEGVETRPLKVSHAFHSPLMDPMLEEFTRVARGITYYKPRIPLVSNLTGAVAGDELTGPDHWVRHIQKPVRFADGIAALHRLGCELFVEVGPKPTLARISEACLPPGSGAFLPTLSPGQDDWERILLTLGELFVRGVGVDWDAFDAGYGRRKIGMPTYPHKGQRYFVDAIPNGRRGDGSWLQDLLEEREKGRIVEEVKRSGRFSDDEARLLGRLLEVFAEEYERRVNPENGAYKAVVGNYYDNFRNLNPDVEAAALEETTEAYLTFAPLPAVLPGYSWVLAMVDGESRPGWAKLTLEAQQDLREAVFRKVNFAQVKRVLDFGCGYASDLCTLGLRYPHIEGTGYTLSVEQMKVGQKKAERLGLANRVRIFNCDSTKDEFPGMYELAFGFEVAHHVPDKPALFGHIGRHLTERGQLVMADFISRTGFSIDYDAISSYFPTTEEWVELLSESQLLCVDLVDISREMSYFLHDPDFDQNLAKLEAKGGSKEFLRGLKSYDRLGKMHAQGLALYALITCEKRSDISVEELRRLNRPVLEAPTPYSEVSIPHGCYEVEWVRKNRTQPWKSNGQPGNWLILADAGGVGAELARRLREAGEKTVIVARGSAFSRVETDRFTVNPARREDFFRLLKEQGNATFRGAVHLWSLDAAPVDELSLASLREAQVLGCASAIHLVQALAGVEGLAKPRLWLVTEQAQALGQGPVQIAQAPLFGLGKALLDENPELWGGMVDVEAGSKEAKVAAILGELAGPDGEFHAAYRQRERFVPRLTRRPRPERRRTEIRPDASYLIAGGTGGLGLKAAAWLANEGARYLVLTSRRGARESAREEIRALEAQGAQVVVMPADVANESDMKAVFDQVAATLPPLRGVINAAGIGIGGVLLDETWEHFVEVLDTKMAGSWNLHVLTRDLPLDFFVCFSSAASLLGSVAQASYAAGNAFKDAVAHCRVREGLKGLAVNWGTWAEVGMAATLPEFRRKALRDRGLGPIDPAQAVQVLGDLIAEGRAQVGVMPINWDKFFKEVAEGTAPPYLERLAPKGERVVAGEEVKGILPKVRAAEAANRQEVLSAYVRERVAKILGYSDPAQVDSELTLLELGFDSLMAVQLRNQIRTNLEVDVPIGKLFDSTTVEALTALLHQRLAAAASAPAGREQVEVI
- a CDS encoding SDR family NAD(P)-dependent oxidoreductase, which codes for MSFHPPAEPAYDGSEIAVVGMAGRFPGAPDVEAFWRNLREGVESITVFSEEDLLKGGEDRKHLEDPRYVRVRPILDDVEMFDAAFFGFTPREAEILDPQHRLFLECAWTALEHAGHDPERFPGPISLFAGASFSNYLVHNLYRNRPRMEAFGDLQATLFNVQDSLVTMVGYKLNLKGACCAVQTFCSTSLVAVHLACQNLLNHESDLALAGGVTIYVPQQSGYLYEEGSIVSPDGHCRSFDARAGGTVFGNGLGVVVLRRLEDALADGDSVHAIIRGSAVNNDGSLRVSFGAPGVVGQTEVVVEALSAAGVDPSTVGYVEAHGTGTRLGDPAEVAALTRAFRTGTDRRRFCALGSVKGNVGHLDAASGVTSLIKVILAFQHGEIPPSLHFQSPNPGIDLSDSPFFVNATLRPWPRDGVARRAGVHTFGVGGTNAHVILEEAPAMPSAPSARRHHLLLLSARTEEALVVARHRLAAYLEAQPELNLADVAYTLQVGRRAFAHRGVLVAATAGEAASLLRTDGPGVVCDLRNPPIVLRLATSAPPPVGTGRDLYEQEPVFRDALLSCVEAAGETGRRMRDALFPAAPEAQAAGRALVEPQIGSLATFALEYASARLLQSWGLRFEAIEGEGVGARVAACLQGVMELAGAVRSGGPNPEAAGSTAEPASGGGRFRIELDGGRVTTRDAIRGSEAPAIRASLSSAQLLEVLGRLWLSGVELDWRAVHAPEARRRVPLPTYPFERSRFWVDPLEEEAKPADEKMEPELYRPIWKTALPAAAEPAGPGQLWLLFIDPEGLGASIAKRLNALAAEVITIAAGARFTGDPERGYTIDPSQPRDYSLLWEDLHRRRRLPAGVIHLWSVEAPDPQLSSPERFRRACDLGFFSLLHLTAARGGGPLALKVVTAGLHEVVGGEALAPEKAPLLGLCRVLPQEDPEVTCAVIDVEPAVGGHEGLADRLVAELGLPRPEPVTAYRRGHRWVQDYDWMPEEDDPLGADADALNGSRARAGGVYLITGGLGDIGFVLGIWLVQQARARLVLTGRTGLPPRAQWGDWLASHEPTERTALRIRKVQALEGLGAEVLVVAADVADVTAMGSVVRAAHERFGALHGVIHAAGVLDADSFRVARELGREACDRQFLPKVRGLLALEEVLRGEELDFCLLISSLSTALGGVGYAAYAGANAFLDAFATSASREGNAAWVSVNWDQWALPGRVEAAWMRGLATEGPALMPEQALRGFSRLLRLRRLDRLLVSAGRLEARLGRRGKPLPTPPALSAAAGARPRPPLGSEYLAPRSEAERRLAGIWQELLGLETLGIHDDFFELGGHSLFAARVLSRVREVFGVSLPVEVIFDARTIAQLATQVETATWAKGGAGPGGATGERVEIEL